GCATTTTTTACCAATACCAGTCGATGAAAATATAGAAAATCTTAAGATATATGAAAATCGATATAGATATAAAGATTTATTTTTTGCATTTAGTCACGGAGTTAATTTTGGAAAATTAAAAAAAGGAAAATCTGATGAAAGAGAATTTTTTATCGATTCATTAATAAACAAATATACAAATATAAACTATAATATTTTAGGTGTTTCAAATCATGAACCTAGGTGGAATTATGATTACTACAATGAATTATCTAAGTGCAAAATAGCTCTTAATTTGAGTAGAGGACAGCCATTGAAATATACATCTAGCAATAGAATAGCATCTTTAATCGGAAATGGTATTTATACTTTTATAGATAAAAAAACAAAATTTACAGATTATTTTGATGAAAGTGAAATGGGTTTTTACTCTGATTATAATGATTTAGGATATCAAGTTGAAAAACTAATTTCAAATCCTGATAAGATCAACAAATATAGTAAAAATGGAAAAAAAAGATATTTCGACTTATTTAATAGCAAAAAAGTTACTAAGGAAATCATTAAAAAAACTTTTTTTTAATTAATTTATTTTTTTAAGAATTTCTAAAATATTTTGAGCAAAATTTATTCCTGTAAATTTACTAATTTTTTTTTTTTTATTATTTAAGAAATTTTTTATTTCATCTAACAGAGGATCATTCTCTGTAATCTTGGGGGAATAATTTTTTCCTTCATATATTTTTGCTTGTTTAGAAAAAAAAATATTTTTAAGTTTTTCTATTTTAGGATAGACAGCATATTTATTATAAATTTTAATTTTTTCGTTAATATTCATTTCATCAAATAAAAGCATTTTTTTTGTTGTAATTATAATTATTCTTCTAATTTTGTCAGGATTAAGCCAGCTATTATTTATATCTACATAGAAATTATCTAATTTAAAACTAATATTTGAAATATCTGCTACAGTATTATTTAAAATTTTATAACTATTATGATTAATTAATTTTAATTTTTTTTTAAATAAATAATTTAAAATAGATAGGTCATGTGCTGAAAGATCAAATGAGACGTCTACATCATTTCTTATAGGTCCAAGGTTTTGCCTTTGAAATTTGATATATAACAATTTTCCGTTATTTTTATTTTTAATAAACTTTTTAATATAATGAATATGATTATTAAAAAGATATATATAACCAAAAGTTATATTTTTAACTTTATTAGGAAATATTTTTCTAATCTTTTTTATTTCATTTACATTTTTAAAACCTGGTTTTTCTATGAAAATTTTTTTATCATTTTTTAAAGCAGTTTTAATTAAATTAAAATTTTTTGATGGGGGAGTTGCAAATATAAAAAATAAGTTTTTTTTATCTTTAATTAAATCATCATAATTTTTTTCGATGATTATGTTTTCTGGAAACCTTTTTCTGATTATATTGGATTTTTTTATGTTATTATCGTAGACGATAAATTTTTTTTTTAATTTTACTAAATTTTTTGCAATATTAGTTCCCCAATAACCTGCTCCGATTAGAACTATATTGAAGTTATTATCCATTTTTAATATCTATACTTTATTATGATGTTGTAAATAAATAAAACCTATTGTAACTAATCATATCTTAAGCTTAATGTTTGTTAATAATGATTAAATTTTTAGATATATATAATCAAGATAAGAAATTGCACAGAACTATATTAACTAAAATAGACAAACTATTTAAAAAAGGAGACTTTATATTAGGAAATGAGGTCAATCTCTTTGAAAAAAATTTTAGTAAATTTTGTGGATCAAAATATGCAATTGGATGCGCAAATGGTACAGACGCATTAACTTTGGCACTATTATCTTTAAATCTTCCTAAAAACTCAGAAGTAATTATTCCAGCCATGACTTATTGTTCTACAGCTTTTTCTGTAATTAATGCAAATCTAAAGCCTGTATTAGTAGATACAGAATATTTAAAATCTACAATTTCAATTTCTGAACTAAAAAAAAAAATTACAAAAAAAACAAAGGTCATTTTGCCAGTTCACTTATATGGTTCAGTAGCAAACCTAAGTGAAATTAAGAGAATAATTAAAATGAAAAAAATTTATTTAATTGATGATTGTGCTCAAGCACATGGAGCTAAAGAGGAAATAAGTAAAAATAATATTAAAAGTGTGGGTTCAATTGCTGACATATCTTGCTTTAGCTTATATCCTGGTAAAAATTTGGGCGCATATGGTGACGCAGGCATTATAACCACCAACAATAAGTTTTTTTATAAAAGAATAAGAAAATTAAGAAATTTAGGATCTGAAAAAAAATTTATACATGAACTAGTTGGATTAAATAGTCGTTTAGATACTATTCAAGCTATTATTTTAAATTCAAAATTAAAAAATTTATCTAAATATAATTTACAAAGACAAAAAATTGCAAAATATTATAACCAAAATATAAACAACTATAAAATTAAAAAAATTAAATATTCTAAATACAGTGTATATCATCAATATATAATCTTAGTTAAAGATAGAAGTAAATTAATTAAACTTTTTAAAGAGAAGAAAATAACATTTGGTTTTCATTACCCATATGCAATAAATCAATTAAAGGTTTTTAAAAATGATTTTAAAAATAGAAAATATAAAAATGCTGAAATTTTAGCAAAAGAATCAATTAGTATACCTATAGATCCCAACCTTTCATTTAAACAGATTAAATTTATAACTAAAACTTTAAATGAATTTTAATAAATTATTTAATTTAATTGCATTTATAATAAATGTTGAAAAAATCTAGTATTATAATTCCTACAGTTAAAAACTGCGGTTATTTAAAAATTTGCATTAAATCAATACTCCAAAATTCCTTCTATGAGCACGAAATAATTGTGCATATAAATGGTGTAGATGTAGATACTGAAAATTATTTAATTGATAAAAAAATCATCTATACAAAATCAAACTCAAACATTGGTTTGTGTAGTGGTGTTAATTTAGCAGCTAAAGAATCAACAACTGATTATATAATATATTCTCATGATGATATGTATTATTTACCTGATTGGGATTATCATTTGTTTAATGAAGTAAACAAAACCCCTAATTCAAATTTTTATTTATCATGTACTAATATTAGTCACTATCCAAAAAACAAAGGTGTAATTAATCATATTCATTTCGATGCTGGTTCGAGATTAGAAGATTTTAACGAAGAACTTTTATTATCAAATTTTCATAAATTAGATTTTTATGACATGCAAGGTAGTCATTGGGCACCTCATTTAATTCATAAAAAAATGTGGGATAAAATCGGAGGTTTCAGTGAAGAATTTAATCCTGGTTTCGGTTCAGATCCAGATTTAAATATGAAATTATGGAGTCAAGGTGTAAGAATTTTTAAATCAGTAAATAAATCCAGAGTCTATCATTTTGGATCTTTAACAACTAGAAAAAATAAGAATATTAAACCAAATGATGGAAGAAAAACCTTTTTATTAAAATGGAAAATAACAATTGATTACTTTGTGAAATATTATTTGAAAAGAGGGGATAAATTTACTACTCCACTTAAAGATCACAAAATAGGTATAAAAAATATGTTACCTTTTCTTATTAGCAAATTAAAATATTATATAAAAAAATAAATGAAAAATCGTTTGATAGTAAGAATTGCTGAAGGTCTTGGTAATCAAATGTTTATGTATGCTAATGCTTTTAGTGTTGCTCAAAAAATTAACTATGAATTATACTTTGATGAAAAAAGTGCATATTTTAAGAAAAAAGATATACGAAACTTTGCACTCAACCATTTTAATATTTCTGCGAATACATTAGACGATAAATATAAATTTAATAATCAAATTAAAAATCTTAAAAGAAAATTTTTAATAAATTTTGATTTTTTCAAAAAGAAAAAAAAATTTATAATTGAAAATAAATTTGAAAATAAAAAAACAAAGTATGATACCATTGATACAAGAAATCTATCAAATTTAGTATATCTAGAAGGTCATTATGAGTCTGAGAAATATTTTATTTCTAATAGAGATTCTTTATTGAAAGAATTTGAAATTAAAAATAAAGATAAATTAATAAATAATAAATATTTTGATATAATTACTAAAAATAAAGATAGAATTATTTCTATATGTGTAAGAACCAATAGGTACTCTGAGAGAATTAATAATTCGAATGATTTAATATCTAAAAAAAAATCTGATGCTTTTACACGAGATAGTATTGAGTACATTTATAGAGCTATAAAACAATTTCCCATCAATATTGAAAAACCTTTGTATTTATTGTGGAGTAATGACTTTTCAAATCTTAATCAATATTTTCAAAAAGATAATTTTATTTTTGTTCAAAATAATCAGGATAAAATTATAAATGATTTTTTTTTATTAACACATTGCAAATATTTTATAGTAGGACCAACTTCTTTTCATTGGTGGGGCGCATGGTTGGCTCAAGATACCAATAAAATATGCATAAAACCAAAAAATATGAACCCTTCTAAAAATATTGATTTTTGGCCAAATAATTGGATTGCTTTATGATAAAATTCTCTAAAGTTTTCTAGGATTAGCTAAATATAAATTTATTTAATTTTTTTTAGTATCTTTTTAAGTGACGATAAATTCATTGTTTGATTAAGTGGAATTTTTTTTTTTTTTGTTGCTTTAACTTTTTTTACTTTAGAATTAAACTTTTTTGCAAAATCATATATAGATTGACTTTTTCCACCTATATTTAGTATTCCATTCTCATTTATAATATAAGGTAAAATTTTGACTAATTCTTCATGAAACATAAAGTTACTTTTTACATTAACATACGCTTTTTTATGGACAAACGGTTTCTCTGTCATAGTAATTCTTAATATTAATGATTTATTATACATCGATACAGAGCACTCACCTCCTAATTTCGATAATGCATAATTATTCATTGGTTTAACAGGGTCATCTTCTGAATAGTTTCCTTTTTTTCCTTCGTAAACATAACCTGTTGAAAAATAGATAATTTTAATATTAAATTTCTCACACATCTTAACAATATTGGCAGTTCCAATAATATTTAGATCAATACTTTTTTTAATATTGTTATAATGAGTTATCATTGGTCTAGATAAACCAGCTGTATGAAGCACTATTTTAGGCTTATATTTCAATAAATTTTTTTTAATAGATTTAATATCTAAAATATTTAATTCACGTCTGTTTAGGAATTTTAAATTTAATTTTGTATTTTTCTCTTTTAATATTTTTGCAAACCTACCATTGCCACCCGTTACGATAATTAAATCCCTCATAATGATTTTATAAAATTTATATAAGTGAGGTTTGACTTGTCTTTAATAGATACAATAGGCTTTTTTATGGGCCAATTAATATTAAGAGTTTTATCATTATAAATTATCCCTCTTTCACTAACCTTGTTTCTATAATTTGTACAGCTATAAACCACATAATTATGTTTTTCTAATGCACAAAAACCATGAGCAAATCCCGGTGGGACATAAATTGATTTAGAATTTTTTTCACTTAGAATTATTGTAAATTTTTTACCAAATGTTTTTGATTTTTTTCTAAGATCTATAACAACATCAAAAATTTTGCCTTTTACTACAGTAACAAACTTTCCTTGTGCCTTTTTTTTTTGCAAATGTAATCCTCTGATCACGTTTTTTTTTGAGTAAGACATAACTTTAAATGGAAATTTTTTTTTAATTAACTTTTCTTTTAGAATTTCTTTAAAATATCCTCTTTTATCTTTATAGGTTTTACTTTGTAATATAAAAAGATCTTTGATTTTAGTTTTATATTTTTTAATCATATAAAATTTTTTAAATAAGTAGAGTACTCACAGTTACCATAAAATTTTATTGATTCTTTAATATTTGTTTTTGAAATCCAATTGTAGTTAAAGGCAATTTCCTCCAAACATGCAATTTTAATTCCTTGTCTTTTTTCAATCGTAGAAACAAAAGATGATGTATTATAGAAATCTTCAATTGAACCAGCATCTAACCAGACTGCGCCTCGTCCTAATTCTTCATAATTTAATTTGTTATTCTTTTTATACGCTTTTAACAAGTCAGTAATCTCAAATTCGCCTCTATTAGATTTCTTTAATTTTTCAGAGTATTTGATTACTTTATTATCAAAAAAATATAATCCAGTAATAGCTTTGTCGCTTACAAATTTTTTAGGTTTTTCAATAATAGATTCAATTTTTTTATCTTTATGTAATTTTGCAATTCCGTAAAGATAAGGCCTGTTAACCTTATGCAGTATAACTTTAGCTCCTTTTTTTAATCTTGATGATCTTTCCAATAATGAAGTCAGGCTTTGACCGTAAAAAAAATTATCTCCTAATATTAATGCCACATTGTCTTTTTTAATAAATTTTTTACCTATTATAAATGCCTCAGGTAATCCATTTGGTTTTTCTTGTTCTTCATATGTAATATTTATACCCAGGTTTTTACCATCAGGTAAAATTTTTTTATATTGATTCAGTTCACCTTTATTCACAATAATCAGAATATTTTTAATTTTAGCTAACATTAATATTGATAGAGGGTAAAAAATAAGTGGTTTATCATGTATAGGTAAAAGTTGTTTGTTTACTGCTTTTGTTAAAGGACTCATTCTACTTCCTGTACCGCCAGCTAAAATTATACCTTTTTTAACCATTTTTTCCTAAACGTTGAGTTATATCTTTTTTTTTTAAATTTTTATAATAATCTAGATTGTTAATATACCATTTTATAGTTTTTTTTATTCCGCTACTAAAATTAGTTCTTTTATTCCATTTTATTTTTTTGTTAATTTTTTTGCTGTTTAGGGCATATCTTTTATCATGACCAGGACGATCAATTATAAATTTTATTTTTGATTTACTTTTTATTTTGAGTTTATTTTTTAAATCAAAAAGTTTCTTGCATACATTTAGATTATTTAAGTCTTCACCTGATCCGATATTATAAAATTCACCTAACTTACCATATTTTAATATTTTAATTAACGCATTACAGTGATCGTTTACAAATATCCATTCTCTTTTATTTTTACCATCACCATAAATAGGTAAATCTAAATTATTTAATATATTATAGATTAATTTAGGAATTAATTTTTCCGGATGTTGTTTAGGACCATAATTATTAGAGCAATTGGTTATAATTATTGGCAGTTTATATGTTCTAAAATAACTATAAACTAAATGATCTGAAGATGCTTTTGATGCAGCATAAGGTGATGATGGTTTATACGCATCATTCTCCTTAGACCTACCTTTGAGCACATCCCCATAAACTTCATCTGTAGATATATGTATGAGTTTAAATTTTTTATTTTTTTTTACATAATATTTAACAGCTTCAAGTAAATTAAAAACTCCTAATATATTACTTTTTATAAACGAGTAGGGCCCATCTATAGATCTATCAACATGAGTTTCTGCAGCTAAATTAAAAATTGCTGTTGGTTTTTCATTTTCTAAAATTTTAATTATTTTTTTTCTATTATTTATGTCTGTTTGATAAAATTTATAATATTTACTTTTTGAAAATTCTTTAACATTATAAAAATTAGAAGAATAAGATACTTTATCAATATTAATTACTTCAAATTTTTTTTTTATAAGTAAATCAATTAGATTGCTCCCAATAAAACCTAGTCCACCAGTAACAATAATTTTTTGTCTTTTCATATTAATGACTAATACTATTTTTTTATTTAAATCCTAGTATGTAACTTATATTTAAATTTTAATTTTATTTAGAGCATTATTTTTAAATAAATTTGCTTCTTTAATATATCTCCTAACCATTTGTGTTGATTTATGACCTGTCATTGCCATTATACTTCTTTCATCAGCTCCGTATTCAGCTGCAACAGTAGCAAAACCTGACCTTAAACTATGGCCGGCGAAATTTCTATTTTCAATACCTGCTAAATTCAAATATTCTTTCATTAATAAAACTACTGATTGGTCAGTTAATCTTTTATCTGTTAGTGACAAACCTTTCGAAAATCTTCTAAAAATAGGCCCAGTTTTAATTTTTGAAATTTCTAACCATTTTTGCAAGTTTTTAACAGGACAGTAAATTTCATTATTGAAGTAGGGTAGTCCTTTAATCATTCCTTCACCAAATTGATCAGTTTTTGATCTTTTAATAGTAATTTTAAGACCCTCAGGAACAAATTCTAAATCCTCATGATCGATTGAAATAAGTTCAGTTCTTCTAAAACCACCTCCAAAACCAATTAAAATTATTGATTTGTCTCTTAATTTCTTTATTTCTTCTATTTTTTGTTCATTTATTACATTAATTATTAATTTTAAATGATTGATTAAAATAGGTTTTTTACCTTTTTGCATACTGCCTTTGACTCTCCTTATGCCCATTAAATTTTCAACAATGATTGGATGTTTTGTATCTAAATAATAGCCTTTAAGCTTATGAACCATACTAATTGCTACCAATCTTCTTCTTAAAGTGCTTATTTTTGAATTTTTAGATAGATGAGTAATGTATAAAGAAACAATTTTTGGCTCAGACGGTAAAGATTTAAAACCGTGTTTAGCACAAAAAGCGCTAAAATCTTTAAAATCTGATTTATAAGCTCTCAATGTGTTATTTGCTTTTGAGCTCTTAAGGTTATTTAATGTCGCCTCATGCAGCGATTTTAGATCTGTAGTTAGTTCATTCATATAATTACTATTGATAACAATTAATTATCGTTAGTAATATATCAGGTATTTTATAATGTCAAATAAAATAATTTATTAATTTAAATGACAATTAATGACATTGTGAGAACAAGAAGTATGAAATATTATTTAAAGATGGGCATAGATGGAGTAATTGAACCGATATATTTCTTAATAACTTCTTTTGGTTTTGCAATATTAAGCTTTATTAACTATAGAAAATCTGGAAAAACACTTGAAACTATTTATCTTTCAATTTTAACTGTTTTCTTTATAGTCTGCTTCATTATTTTAAATTTTTATTGATGAAAGGTACTAAATTTCAATTAAAAGTCTGGAATTACCTTAAAACTATACCAAAAGGCACTGTTAAAACCTATAAACAGGTAGCAATAGCTATAAAAAGACCTAAATCTGCGCGTGCTGTAGCTAATGCATGTGGAAAAAACCCTTATGCTCCTAAAATACCATGTCATAGAGTAATTCGGTCCGATGGAGGCCTTGGTGGGTACTCAGGGAGAGGTGGAATTAAGACTAAACTGCGTTTATTGAGGTCTGAAAAAGTTGATATTTAGTGGCTTTTTTGGACTATTTTATGTTCAAAAACACAAGTAAAATCAATGTTTTTTCAATATTTAAGTGTATTTTAGCATGAATAGTGTTATGCACCCTTCAGTTGTACTATATATCGAGATATAACAAAATAAGACACCTCTATGGCCGTTTAATACACATATTCTATAACTGCATTGCTCTGCTTTTCAATGATAACATGGCTTATTTTAGCATCAAATTTTAAAGATTTTTTATGAATTTTTGTTCCCCTACCAACTTGCTTTAATAAGAATTTTGAATTTTTTACATAATTTGCTTAAAAATACATTGGTATTAAACACTTTTAAGCATAGTGCTTTATTTTCTCTTTCAAGCTTACCATTTTTGCCTTTATATTATTTAAAAGAGTATCTATTATTTCTAATTTTCTTTTATAAACACAATGATTTATTTTAATTTATATTTATTAGAATAATAATTTTGTATAATAATTACAATAGTTTAAATAAGTATATTAAAGTATTACTTTATATATTAGTAAATATTTATTTACTATTAGTTAGAACGAGTAAGCAAATACTCTCTTCTAGAAATATATAAACCACTGAGAACAATGATAAACAAACCTAAATAAGTCCAATTATCAGGTAACTCATGAAAGAAATAGTAACTAATCAGTATATTTGTAATTATCTCTGTATAGCCCAAAGGAGCTAATTTAGAGGCATCAGCGTATTTAAGTGATAATATGAGGAAAAGGTGCGCTACGGAGGCTATAAGGCCGATTAAAGCCATTAAAATCCACTGATTTGACGTAGGATTAACCCAAACTGAGGGCATAAATAGGCTAATTATTATGGTTCCTATTAATCCTGATAGTAATAAGGTTAAAAGAGGATTGTCAGAGGTACTGAGCTTCCTCGTAATAATAAGATAAAAACCATAGCAAATTCCATTACCTAAAGCAGCCATGGTAGCTAAATTAAGTTCTATAAAGCCAGGTCTGATGACAATTAAAGTTCCAATAAAACCTAATGATACAGCAGTCCATCTCTTCACCCCTACTTTCTCATTTAAAAAAAATGGAGATAAGGCTGTAACACAAATTGGAGCAACAAAAGCTAAGGTTAAGGCTTTAGGAAGTGAAATTTCCGATATTGCATAAAAGAACAAATAGGTAGAAAACACAAAAATTAATCCTCTAATTAATTGAAGGGCTGGTTTTTTCGTCCAAACTAATGAATGCCTATAAAAGATAATCATTAGTGATAATGTAAAGACTACAGTAAAAAAATATCTTGCCCATGTTATCTGTAAAACATCCATAGATGAGCTTAAATATTTGGCAAAAGCATCCATTACAGGAACAATCATCCAAGCAGATGCATTTAAAATTATAGCCTTCATAAAAGAAGGATATCTCTTAATAGAAGTATTTTAAAGCAAAGAATACAACAAGCGGGACTGTTATAAACGACATTAATGTAGAGACAACAATGGTGCTCGCGATGTTATCAACTATTTCCTTAGGTGAATACATTGAACCAATAAGATAATTTAATATTGCACTAGGCATTGATGATTGAATTAATATAACACCCGCACCAAACCCTGATAAATCAAAATATATTATTATGATAAAACCAATTATTGGACCAATTATTACTCTTCCAATTGAAGAAATTATTGAGTTAGTTAGAGAAAATACTTTTAACTTTGTTAATGCTATACCTAAAGACATAAGTATTAAAACAATAGCAGTATAAGTTAATAGCTCAGTAAGATTAATTATAGCCTTTGGCATTTCTAGATCAAAATACAAAAAACCAACAGAAAATATTATTGCATAAAAAGGTGGATTTTTAATCAAAATTTTAAAATCAAATTTTCTATCAGCAAGAAAAACACCAAGAGTAAAGTGTAGTAAAATGATTAATGAAGATATAGATGCAGCAATACCAAGACCTTGAGAACCATACGCAAAAAGACATATCGGTATGCCCATATTCCCATTATTTGGCAGGATAAAAACTGGTACCTCTCTTATAATGTCTTTAGTTTTTAATAAGTATAAAATTATTATTCCAGTTAAAGTAAAACCAATAATTGCTATTAAGTAATAAATAAAATAACTAGCATAAATATCAAAAGATATTCCTGTTGAGGTTATAGCGTAAATAACCATAGATGGTGTACCTACATTTGAAGCAAAACTGGTAATAAAAGAGTTATCAAAGTTTGGATTTTTTTTACCTAAGTAGTATCCAATACCAACTATAAAAAAAACTGGAAATAAAACTTCAAAAAGTTTTAAATAAATTTCCATTAACCAAGCAATCTAATTAATGTTGGTGTTTTTAATATATTTTTATTTTTCTTAAATATCGATAAGCAATTATGGCAATTAATTTCAGATGTTTTATGTGTAATTATAACAATTGTTGCTTTATTATTTTTCTTATCAGGTGTCTGAATCAATCTTTTTACAGATATTTTATATTTAGCTAGGCGATTAGTTATTTGAGATAATACACCAGGTTTATCTTTTACTTCAAACCTTAAATATAATGAATTAACGTAATTGTTTACATTGTATGGTTTTAAAGATTTAAGCTTTGAAACAGTAACACCAAAAGGTTTCTTTATGTTACCACGTAAAATAGATAACAAATCAGAAAGTAATGATGATGATGTTGGACCAGGTCCTGCTCCTTCACCTTGTAATACACTTTCACCAACAGGTTTACCTTGCAGGATAACTGCATTCATTACCCCATTTACATTACCTATATAGGATTTTATACTAACTAAGCATGGATGAACAGTCTCAAAAAGTTGATTATTCTTTAACTCAGAAATACCAAGAAGCTTTATTCTTAAATCTAATTGATTTGCAATTTTAATATCTTTCAATTCTATTTTTTCTATTCCTTCCATTAAGCATTTATGTTTTGAAATTTTACTATTAAAAGCTAAAGCAGATAAAATTCTTATTTTGGCAAATGCGTCAAATCCGTTTAAGTCTAATTTAGGATTACCAGGTTCGGCATAACCAAGCATCTGTGCTTTTTTTAAAACGTCACCAAAATTTTCATTTGAATTTTCCATTTCAGATAAAATATAATTTGAAGTGCCGTTAAGAATTCCATAAACCTTTGATATTTTATTTGTTGCTAATCCTTCTTTAATAGATCTTAATATCGGGATACCTCCAGCAACTGATGCTTCAAATTCCAAATTAACTTTATTTTTTTCTGCAAGTTTTGCTAACTCATTGCCGTGT
Above is a genomic segment from Candidatus Pelagibacter sp. FZCC0015 containing:
- a CDS encoding DMT family transporter; this encodes MKAIILNASAWMIVPVMDAFAKYLSSSMDVLQITWARYFFTVVFTLSLMIIFYRHSLVWTKKPALQLIRGLIFVFSTYLFFYAISEISLPKALTLAFVAPICVTALSPFFLNEKVGVKRWTAVSLGFIGTLIVIRPGFIELNLATMAALGNGICYGFYLIITRKLSTSDNPLLTLLLSGLIGTIIISLFMPSVWVNPTSNQWILMALIGLIASVAHLFLILSLKYADASKLAPLGYTEIITNILISYYFFHELPDNWTYLGLFIIVLSGLYISRREYLLTRSN
- a CDS encoding AEC family transporter, which encodes MEIYLKLFEVLFPVFFIVGIGYYLGKKNPNFDNSFITSFASNVGTPSMVIYAITSTGISFDIYASYFIYYLIAIIGFTLTGIIILYLLKTKDIIREVPVFILPNNGNMGIPICLFAYGSQGLGIAASISSLIILLHFTLGVFLADRKFDFKILIKNPPFYAIIFSVGFLYFDLEMPKAIINLTELLTYTAIVLILMSLGIALTKLKVFSLTNSIISSIGRVIIGPIIGFIIIIYFDLSGFGAGVILIQSSMPSAILNYLIGSMYSPKEIVDNIASTIVVSTLMSFITVPLVVFFALKYFY
- a CDS encoding homoserine dehydrogenase; the protein is MSKLINIAVVGLGQVGNYLLNELNTKKKDIELKTGKKINVVAVSARSINKKRKFKVNKKIFYKNPLEIFKKNNIDILFEAIGLSDGISKKVVETALKSKIHVITPNKALISKHGNELAKLAEKNKVNLEFEASVAGGIPILRSIKEGLATNKISKVYGILNGTSNYILSEMENSNENFGDVLKKAQMLGYAEPGNPKLDLNGFDAFAKIRILSALAFNSKISKHKCLMEGIEKIELKDIKIANQLDLRIKLLGISELKNNQLFETVHPCLVSIKSYIGNVNGVMNAVILQGKPVGESVLQGEGAGPGPTSSSLLSDLLSILRGNIKKPFGVTVSKLKSLKPYNVNNYVNSLYLRFEVKDKPGVLSQITNRLAKYKISVKRLIQTPDKKNNKATIVIITHKTSEINCHNCLSIFKKNKNILKTPTLIRLLG